GACGCTTCTTTATGAAATTTACATGATATGTGCAAAGATAGTCGCTAGAACAACGGTAATAATACCAGATGTACAAATTGCAAGACCTGCCATAGCACCCTGTAAGTCGCCGAGTTCGATTGCCTTAGATGTGCCGATTGCGTGAGCACTAGCTCCAAGAGCTAAGCCTTGAGCAATTGGGTCGGTGATATGGAAAACCTTGAAGACAATATCTGCGATGATTGCGCCAAAGATACCTGTTACGATGATAACTGCAACTGTTACTGGTACGATACCACCCAATTCCTCTGCGATACCCATACCGATTGCAGTAGTAATTGATTTTGGTAAGAAGGTAACGTATTGTTCGTGGTTGAAACGAAATAATAAAGCAAGGATCAGTACTGTTATTACACTGCTAGCACAGCCGCATGCGATAGAGATTGTAATCATTTTCCAATTGGATTTTAGTCTTTCAACTTCCTTGTAAAGAGGTACAGCTAACGCAACTGTCGCTGGTGTTAACAGCCAACTGAGGTATTTTGCGGAAGAGTAGTATGAATCGTAGTCGACATGGAAGATTTTGACAAAAATAATCGTAAAAATAATCGCAATGAGTAATGGATTAAAGATTGGTAATTTAAATTTCTCGCGGCATAGGATACCGACAAAGAAGCCCATCAATGAGATGACAACACCCATCGTTGCACTATTTAACATTACATTATTCATTATCAGAATTCTCCTTGCGTAATAACATAGATACTTTGCCAGTGATAACCATAACAACAAATGTAGAAATCATCATGATAATGATGGATTGGATTAAGATGGGTTTTATGGATGTGGTAGATTGGATTAAACCAACGGCTGCTGGTATAAACATAATAGGCATAATATCAATCAAGAAATCAGCTGTATCATGCACTTCATTAATCTTAAAGATACCATGGTTGAGTGCGATGAATAATAGAACAAGACCATAGATAGACGAAGGGATTGGCAATGGTATAAATTCATGTAAGACTTCACCAATACATGTAAAGAATAAAATAATTAAAAACTGTCGCATGTGCTTCATAGGAAAACCTCCAAACGCATGTTATTATCCCATTATTTTTAAGATAAAGATATTCTTTTTTTTGAGATTTTTTATAATAGTGCTTTCATTTCGGATAATATATACATTTTGCGTAAAATGTTGGAAAAATTGTTTTTTTAACAAATACCCTTTGTAATCGTCTTGTTTATTTCATATAATACCTATGTGCCACATATCGTATATGCTTTCGAATTGGCGGAAGTGTCTCTACCCTGCTACCTTAATGGCGGGACTACGGTTGTCTC
This genomic window from Solobacterium moorei contains:
- a CDS encoding LrgB family protein, whose protein sequence is MNNVMLNSATMGVVISLMGFFVGILCREKFKLPIFNPLLIAIIFTIIFVKIFHVDYDSYYSSAKYLSWLLTPATVALAVPLYKEVERLKSNWKMITISIACGCASSVITVLILALLFRFNHEQYVTFLPKSITTAIGMGIAEELGGIVPVTVAVIIVTGIFGAIIADIVFKVFHITDPIAQGLALGASAHAIGTSKAIELGDLQGAMAGLAICTSGIITVVLATIFAHIM
- a CDS encoding CidA/LrgA family protein — translated: MKHMRQFLIILFFTCIGEVLHEFIPLPIPSSIYGLVLLFIALNHGIFKINEVHDTADFLIDIMPIMFIPAAVGLIQSTTSIKPILIQSIIIMMISTFVVMVITGKVSMLLRKENSDNE